The Bacillus sp. NEB1478 genome contains the following window.
AATCAGAACCCACATCAATAATGCTAGCAAAAGTAAATGGATACGGAATGGTCAGATCATCATGGTTATTTTAAAGAATGAAAGGCCTATATGCGCACGAATATTAACAATTACAGCTGACTTTAAGACACCTTTAATATTTTGTGAATGATGTTAAGAAGGCCGAGGCATAAAGAATGAGGAAAATTAATATAGGATATGGGACATTTGGTGCAGAGCTTGTTCAACACAACAAAAAATGCCTGTTTTTTTTTACGTGGTGGACGGTCATCGCATACTGCGAAAAAATCAACCACTTAAAGCTAGTGAAAAAAGCCCTTTAATAGGTCTTATCCAATTTTTCGACAAAAAATTTCCCGGAAAATAAAACATAATCCATAAAATCAGCCTCCAAGAGGTTATTCTTGTTAAATTTTGAGAAGAAACACAGGGATTTATCGAAAATTGTGGAATACAGGATTATCAGTCTATAAATATATGAGGGAGAATAGCGATGCCTAATATTGTAGATATAGTCCAATCACAAGTGATTTCCTCAATTAAAAATGAAAAAGACATTGAATGCGCAATTAAGGCGACTGCAAATATCACATTTGTTTTGACCGGAGATATCATTACGGGGAAAGGGTATATAGACCAATTAAAAGCAGCTGGCAAAATGACATTTGTGCATCTTGATTTTATTGAAGGACTTTCAAATACGAAGAGTGCGATTACATACATAGCGAAGATTTGGAAACCGATGGGGATTATTACAACAAAAAGCAACCTAATTAAGTATGCGAAAGAAGAAGGGTTAATGACGATTCAGCGATTGTTTCTCATTGATCGAAATGCATTGAAAAGAGGAATAGAAATTGCTCATAATTGCAAACCCGATGCCATTGAAGTATTGCCCGGCTTAATGCCTTCAGTAATTGATGAATTAACAAGACTGACAAATTTGCCGATTATTGCCGGAGGATTGATCAGTAATAAAGAAGAAATCCTGAACGGTCTTAAAGCAGGGGCGTTGGCTATTTCATCTGGTGATCCAAAATTGTGGAATTTAGAGTTATAATTTGTTAAAGAATTAGTTATAAATAATCTGAAAATTATAAAAATATATTGAATTCTTTAATCTATTATAATATGATTAAATCGTAATTTAATTCCATAAAACAAATATAGTCTTCAGGTAGAGAAGCGGAGAACCCTGTGACATTAATGTGTATTACGTATTAGTAATACAGTTAATCGTCATGGGGTTTTATTGTTTTTTGGAAAGTGCAGGATCATGTTTGGAAAGAAAACTTTCTATTCAAGGAGGAAAAAATGAAAGCGAGATCTCAAAATTTTATTGTGTATGCAGCTACACTTGTACTCGTGATGGGTTGTGTTTTTTCATTTGCTCCAGCTCCAAAAACCAGCGCTTTAGAAGGTGTTCCATCACTGCTCATTACAGAAATCATTCCGAACACGGATAATTATGCGGGCAGCGATGCTTTTGAGTATTTGGAAATCTATAATAATAGCGATCAGCCGATTGATTTAAAAGGGTATCGTATCCAATCAGGAAATATGAATGCTGTTATTTCTGATCCACTTATTATTGAACCATGGTCGACACATCTTTTTTGGACAAGAACATCACAGGTTCAGCCAATTAGTCTAGAAGCTTTCAATCACAACTATTTTTCTTCATACAAAAGTAAGTATATGAATGAAAACCAAATAAGAATGCTAGATAATGTTCCAGGGATTGTGAATGGCGGACAAACGATTAAACTATTAAATCCACAAGGAATTGAAGTCATAAAAGTGGTTTATACCGGTGCTGATGTTCTTTTGAAAAATCAGTTGAATTCGGATATCCGCAAAACGGGAGCACAACGATGAGAAAGCTAGGTGGCGGTGCGAATCCGACACCAGGTTGGATTGTTCCAGGACAAGCGCCTGCAAGACCAGTGTCTGATAACGTGACTCCAGCAGTTCCGTCTAATATTCAAGCAAAGGCTGGAGCAGGTGAATTTTTAGTAAAGTGGGATTTGAATAAAGACGCTGAC
Protein-coding sequences here:
- a CDS encoding glycerol-3-phosphate responsive antiterminator codes for the protein MPNIVDIVQSQVISSIKNEKDIECAIKATANITFVLTGDIITGKGYIDQLKAAGKMTFVHLDFIEGLSNTKSAITYIAKIWKPMGIITTKSNLIKYAKEEGLMTIQRLFLIDRNALKRGIEIAHNCKPDAIEVLPGLMPSVIDELTRLTNLPIIAGGLISNKEEILNGLKAGALAISSGDPKLWNLEL
- a CDS encoding lamin tail domain-containing protein — translated: MKARSQNFIVYAATLVLVMGCVFSFAPAPKTSALEGVPSLLITEIIPNTDNYAGSDAFEYLEIYNNSDQPIDLKGYRIQSGNMNAVISDPLIIEPWSTHLFWTRTSQVQPISLEAFNHNYFSSYKSKYMNENQIRMLDNVPGIVNGGQTIKLLNPQGIEVIKVVYTGADVLLKNQLNSDIRKTGAQR